The Pithys albifrons albifrons isolate INPA30051 chromosome 6, PitAlb_v1, whole genome shotgun sequence region CGGAGGTCCTTGTTGCCTGGgggtctgcagtgctgggaggtcTTTGGAACTTGGGGGTCTTTGGAACTCGTGTGTCTCTGTTCCTTGGGGTCTGCAGTCTGGGGGGGTCTTTGGAACACGGGGGTCTTTGTTCCTGGGGGTCTTTGGAACTCAGGGGCCTTTGGAACTTGGGGGTCTTTGTCCCTGGGGGTCTGCAGTCTCAGGGATGTTTGGAACTCGGGGGTCTTTGGAACTCAGGGGTCTTTGttgtctgggggtctgcagtgctgggggggtCTTTGGAACTTGGGGGTCTTTGAAACTTGGGGGTCTTTGTTTCTGGgggtctgcagtgctggggggtcTTTGGAACTTGGGGGTCTTTGGAACTTGGGGGTCTTTGTTCCTGGgggtctgcagtgctggggggtcTTTGTTCCTTGGGGGTCTTTGTTCCTGGgggtctgcagtgctggggggtcTTTGGGACTTGGGGGTCTTTGTTCCTGGGGGTCTTTGGAACTCAGGGGTCTTTGTTCCTGGGGGTCTTTGGAACTCAGGGGTCTTTGTTCTGGTGGgggtctgcagtgctggggggtcTTTGGAACTCAGGGGTCCTTGTTCCTGGgggtctgcagtgctgggggttgCCCAGGCAGGCCCTGCGGTGCCGGGGCCTCTGGCTGTCTGCTCCAAGCCTGGCTCGGTGTTCCCCACATCCATCTCTCCAtccccgctccctccctcgCTCCCACAGGTCCCTCGGCCACCTCAGCCTCTCCATCTGGAAGCTGACATCCCGCCTTTCCCTCCTCCAGACGCCTCCGAGCACCCCCAGCGGTGCCACCTCCCGGCTGGATCCTCCCCGGCTCCTCCCCGGCTCCGATCCCggctccctcctgtccctgctctcccgGACCTGCTCCCTCAGCTCTCCGTGTCCCGCTTCCCACCGCTGGCTCCGGCTCGGCACCGCTGCCTGTCCCTCCCCGGAGcatcccatctccatcccctgcTGATTCCCGGGATCCTCCCcatgggaaggggagggggcaCTGCGACACTGCGGGGACGGGGCGACAAGGAGGCAAATCCAAGGGCTGGATGCTCATCCTGGTGGCACAAGGGATGGGAATTGGGACAGTGCCTGGCACCGTGGATATTTCATTCCTGTTCCAATAAAATCCTGGCTGGTCCCGCTGggcctcctctccctgctgtcaCCCCAAGCCACCAGCGCAGCTCCAGGGGGTTTGTAGGAGATTAGGGAGGGTTGTGGGACACCCCAACCCCCCAAGTTTTTGGGTAAGTCACAGTGTTTGGTGGCCCGTGCCGGGGGGACACATTGGCActgtcacctccctgtgctACACATGAACACCTCACACCTGCCCTGCCACCTcccctgtcccttgtcccctccAAGCCCGTCTTTGTCCTTtattccccttcccagccccactcccagTGCCTGTCCTGTGCCCCTTTCCCAAccccatcccttgtccccagcccaATTCCTTGTTCCTTGCCCTCAGCCCGTTCCTTCTCCACCCTCTCCTGCCCATTTCTCATCCCTTatcccccttcccagctctgtccctgtcccctgtccccctcctcatccccatccTTGTCCCCTgaccccttccccagcctccccttgtcctgtcccccTTCCTATTCTTTGTCCCTTCTCCAccctctccagccctgtccttgtccctgtccccctgccctccagTGTTTTCCCACATGTCCCTGCCTcacattccctgtttccctgagCAGAAGAAGATCATGATCATGCTGTGCTGCATCATCCTGGCCATCATCCTGGCCTCCAGCATCGGGAGCATCTTCGCCTGAGCCCCactcctgctgccctccaggTGACAGGGACAGCGGGTGGCACGGGGGGGTCCCTGCCACCCTCAACCCCGGGGAGTGGCTTTGGGCCTTGGTGGGGTTGAGCCGGGTGGGATTCACCCCCTTCTCGGGTGTCGGGGAGGAGCCACATCCCTTTCCTCAGTGTCACCTCTCGTCCCTCTCCTCAGTGTCACCTCTCATCCCTTTCCTCAGTGTCACCTCTcgtccctttccttggtgtcaCCTCCTGTCCCTTTCCTCGGTGTCACCTCCTGTCCCTTTCCTCACTATCACCTCCTGTCCCTTTCCTCACTATCACCTCCTGTCCCTTTCCTATCACCTCTTGCCCCTCTCCTCACTGTCACCTCTTGCCCCTCTCCTCACTGTCACCTCCCGTCCCTCTCCTGTCTCCTCTTGCCCCTCTCCTCACAGTCACCTCTTGCCCCTCTCCTCACTGTCACTTtcctcactgtcccctcccatccctctcctcactgtcccctcccatccctctcctcaCTGTCACCTCCAGTCAcctcccatccctctcctcactgtcccctcccGTCCCTCTGCTCACTGTCACCTCTTGTCCCTCTCCTCACTGTCCCCTCTTGTCCCTCtcctcactgtcccctcccGTCCCTCTCCTCACTGTCCCCTCTTGCTCCTCTCCTCACTGTCACTTTCCTCAGTGTCACCTCCCGTCCCTCtcctcactgtcccctcccGTCCCTCTCCTCACTGTCCCCTCTTGCCCCTCTCCTCACTGTCCCTCtcctcactgtcccctcccGTCCCTCTCCTCACTGTCCCCTCTTGCCCCTCTCCTCACTGTCCCTCtcctcactgtcccctcccGTCCCTTTCCTCAGTGTCAcctcccatccctctcctcaCTGTCCCCTCTTGCCCCTCTCCTCACTGTCACCTCCCGTCCCTTTCCTCAGTGTCAcctcccatccctctcctcaCTGTCCCCTCTTCTCAGTGTCCCCTCCCGTCCCTTTCCTCAGTGTCAcctcccatccctctcctcaCTGTCACCTCTTGCCCCTCTCTTCACTGTCCCTCtcctcactgtcccctcccGTCCCTctcctcagtgtcccctcccGTCCCTTTCCTCACTGTCACCTTTTGCCCCTCtcctcactgtcccctcccGTCCCTCTCCTCACTGTCCCCTCTTCTCAGTGTCCCCTCCCGTCCTTCTCACTGTCCCCTCCCATGGTCACAGGTGGCCCTTCCCCCCGTGCGCCCCGCCCGGATGATCCATGGGAGCGATCCCGGCCTGCCAAGCCCCGTCTCGCAGGAGCCCCGCGGCCACCCCGCCGTGTCCCAGAGGAGCGGAGCCCCTCCCGCCCGGCTGTCCCCAGCTCCTGTCCCCGCTGCCCTCGGGTGCCGGCCGGTGGCGCGGAGCGGCCGGAGGGGCCGTGTCCCTCCCTCTCCGGGGGGCACACGgggctctgccttgctgggatgGCCGgaggagcctcttccctgtgctcGGAGCTGCTTGGATGTGCAGCCACCCACGCCGGAGCCTTCCTCCTCAATAAAGAGCTCACCCACACTCTGCCTCGGGCCTCGAATCCTTATCCATGGATCCCCCAGGATGCTCCCGACTCCGAAACCCACTGTGGGACAGAGCTCATCCCTCCTCTGCCTCGGGCCTCAAACCCTGACCCATTTATCCCCCAGCTCTGCATTTCCTGCTCCATAACCCACTTCAGGATGAAGAATTCATCCATTCTCAGCCTCGTGCCTCAATCTCTGCTCCACAGATCCCCAAGGAGGCTCCAAGTTCCATGATTCCACCTCCAAAACTCACTTCAGGATAGAGCTTATCCATCCTTTGCCTTGTGCCTCGAATCCTGATCCCTTTATCCCCCAGGATGTTCCCAGATCCAAAACCCACTTCAGAATAAAGAGTCTCCTGTCTCAAAGCCTGATCCATTTAATCCCTTGGGATGCTCCCAGCTCCATGATTCCAGGTCCAAACCTCCTTTCAGGATAGAGTTCACCCACAGTCTGCCTTCTCACTCAGACCTGATCCATGTATTCCCAGCTCCATGTTTCCAGCTCCATAACCCACTTCAGGATAAAGAATTCACCCACACTCTCCCTGTGCCTCAATCCCTGATCCATTTAATCCCTCAGGATGCTCCCAGTTCCATGTTTCCAGCTCCAAAACCCACCTCAGGACAGGACTCATCCATCCTTTGCCTCGTGCCTCAATCCCTGATCCATTTATCCCCCAGGATGCTCCCAGCTCCATAACTCGCCTTAGGACAGGACTCACCCATCCTTTGCCTCGTGCCTCAATCCCTGATCCATTTATCCCCCAGGATGCTCCCAGGTCCATGTTTCCACCTCCAAAACCCTCTTCAGGATAACAAACCTCGTGCCTCAATCCCTGATCCATTTAATCCCCCAGGATGCTCCCAGTTCCATGTTTCCAGCTCCATAACCCACTTCAGGATAAAGAATTCACCCACATTCTCCCTGTGCCTCAATCCCTGATCCATTAATCCCTCAGGATGCTCCCAGCTCCATGTTTCCAGCTCCATAACCCACTTCTCAGGATAAAGAATTCACCCACACTCTCCCTGTGCCTCAATCCCTGATCCATTTATTCCCCAGGAAGCTCCCAGTTCCATGTTTCCACCTCCAAAACTCTCTTCAGGATAAACAGCCTCATGCCTCAATCCCATccactcccatcccatccaaTGCCAGATTCATTTATCCCCCGGGATGCTCCCAGCTCCATGTTTCCACCTCCAAAACCCTCTTCAGGATAACAAGCCTCGTGCCTCAATCCCTGATCCATTTATCCCCCAGGATGCTCCCAGCTCCATGTTTCCAGCTCCAAAACCCTCTTCAGGATAACAAGCCTCATGCCTCAATCCCTGATCCATTTATCCCCCGGGATGCTCCCAGTTCCATGTTTCCAGCTCCATAACCCACTTCAGGATAACAAGCCTCGTGCCTCAATCCCTGATCCATTTATCCCCCGGGATGCTCCCAGTTCCATGTTTCCAGCTCCATAACCCACTTCAGGATAAAGAATTCACCCACACTCTCCCCGTGCCTCAATCCCTGATCCATTTATTCCCCAGGAAGCTCCCAGTTCCATGTTTCCAGCTCCAAAACCCACCTCAGGACAGGACTCACCCATCCTTTGCCTCGTGTCTCAATCCCTGATCCATTATCCCCCAGGATGCTCCCAGCTCCATAACCCACTTCAGGATAAAGAATTCACCCACATTCTCCCTGTGCCTCAATCCCTGATCTATTTAATCCCTCAGGATGCTCCCAGGTCCATGTTTCCAGCTCCATAACCCACTTCTCAGGATAAAGAATTCACCCACATTCTCCCCATGCCTCAATCCCTGATCCATTTATCCCCCAGGATGCTCCCAGCTCCATAACTCACCTTAGGACAGGACTCATCCATCCTTTGCCTCGTGCCTCAATCCCTGATCCATTTATCCCCCAGGATGCTCCCAGTTCCATGTTTCCAGCTCCATAACCCACTTCAGGATAAGGAATTCACCCACATTCTCCCCATGCCTCAATCCCTGATCCATTAATCCCCCAGGATGCTCCCAGTTCCATGTTTCCAGCTCCATAACCCACTTCAGGATAAAGAATTCACCCACATTCTCCCTGTGCCTCAATCCCTGATCCATTTAATCCCTCAGGATGCTCCCAGTTCCATGTTTCCACCTCCAAAACCCTCTTCAGGATAAACAGCCTCATGCCTCAATCCCATccactcccatcccatccaaTGCCAGATCCATTTAATCCCTCAGGATGCTCCCAGTTCCATGTTTCCACCTCCAAAACCCTCTTCAGGATAACAAGCCTCGTGCCTCAATCCCTGATCCATTTATCCCCCAGGATGCTCCCAGCTCCATGTTTCCAGCTCCATAACCCACTTCAGCATAAGGAATTCACGCACATTCTCCCTGTGCCTCAATCCCTGATCCGTTTATCCCTCAGGATGCTCCCAGCCTTGTGTTCCCAGCTCCCAAACCCTCTGCAGGCCGGAGCTCACTCACCCTCCTCCTCGGCCTCCAACCCCGATCCAGAGGACGCTCCCAGTGCCGCATTCCCACTTCCAAACCTCACTCCAGGCCCGAGTGTGACGCTTTAATCCTCCGGGGAATGCCTCCCAGCGTTCCCTCACACCCTGTGCTTGAGGAAGAACTTGCCCCAGTAGCGGCCCTGGAGCCGCAGGTCGTAGGGGCTCAGGTACTTCCTCATCCCCAGCATGTTGGAGGTGACGACGCGCTCGAAAGTCCAGGGATTCTGGTTGTTGagcctcttctcctcctcttcccgcCGCATCTCCTGGAGGCTCTCCCGGCTCACGGGCACGGCCGGGAAGGGCAGTTTTTGGGCCACCTGGGCCAGGAAGGGCTGCACCTCCTCGAAGTGGCAGCGGCCGCCCAGCTCCACCACGAGGCGCCCGGTGCGCACCGGAGTCACGTAGTGGTCGATGGGGCCCTTCCCGCCGCCCATCCGGTGGCCGAGGCTCTTCCGCGTCACCGGCTTGGCCGGCGCCGGCACGCGCCACACGGCGAACATGCGCCGGGCGTCCATGTGGCGCCCGATGGTCAGGCGGATCATCTCAAAGTGACCCCAGTGCAGGTACCCCCCGCCCAGAGCCTGCGGGGAGACAGAGGGGGGTaaggggggagagagggggtaATGTGGGGGGGAGACAGAGGGGGGTaagggggggagagagggggtaATgtggggggacagagggggataaatggggggagagagggggtaatgtggggagagaggggggatAATGTGGGGGGGATAGAGGGGGATAATGTGTGGGGATAGAGGGGGATAATgtggggggacagagggggatAATgtggggggacagaggggagagagggggggagagaggggataATGTGAGGAGAGAGGGGGGATAatgtggggagagaggggggataatgtggggagagagggggataatgtggggagagaggggggataatgtggggagagaggggggataatgtggggagagaggggggataatgtggggagagaggggggataatgtggggagagaggggggataatgtggggagagagggggataatgtggggagagagggggataatgtggggagagagggggataatgtggggagagagggggataatgtggggagagagggggataatgtggggagagagggggataATGTGGGGGGatagagggagagagggggagagaggggataATGTGGGGGGATAGAGGGGGGATAAtgtgggggagagggggggataATGTGGGGGGATAGAGGGGGGATAATGTGGGGGATAGAGGGGGATAATGTGGGGGATAGAGGGGGGATAATGTGGGGGATAGAGGGGGGATAATGTGGGGGATAGAGGGGGATAATGTGGGGGATAGAGGGGGATAATGTGGGGGATAGAGGGGGATAATGTGGGGGGAGTGAGGGGGATAATGTGGGGGGAGAGTGGGGGATAATGTGGGGGATAGAGGGGGATAAtgtggggggagagagggggataATGTGGGGGATAGAGGGGGATAAtgtggggggagagagggggataatgtggggggagagagggggataATGTGGGGGATAGAGGGGGATAAtgtggggggagagagggggataATGTGGGGGGAGGAATCGGGGATAGAGGGGGATAATGTGGGGGATAAATCTGGGGATAATCAGGGGATAGAGGGGGATAATGTGGGGATAGAGGGGGGGATAATGTGGGGATAGATCAGGGATAGAGGGGGGATAATGTGGGGGTATAGAGCGGGATAAatggggggagagaggggggatAATGTGGGGGGATAGAGGGGGTTATGTGGGGATAGTGAGGGGGGATAATGTGGGGATAGAGGGGGGTAAATGGGGGGGGTAGAGGGGGATAATGGGGGGGGATAGAGGGGGATATGTGGGGGAtagagaggggagagaggagggaggaatcGGGGATAGAGGGGGGATAATGTGGGGGATAAATCTGGGGATAAATCAGAGGATAGAGGGGGATAAATGGGGGGATAGTGAGTTGATAATAGGGGGGATAGAGGGGGGATAGAGGAGGGAGAAATTGGGGATAGAGGAGGGATAAATCAGGGGATAAATTTGGGGGATAGAGGGGGATAATAGGGGGATAATTCAGGGATAGAGGGGATAATGTGGGGGGATAAATCGGGAATAGAGTGGGAATTAATCAGGGGTTAATTGGGGATAGAGGGGGGACAAATCAGGGGATTGAGGGGGGGATAATGTGGGAGATAAATCAGGGATAGAGAAGGGATAAATCAGGGATAGAGGAGGGATAATGTGGGGGATAAATCAGGGATAGAGGGGAATAAATTGGGGATAGAGGGGGATAAATCAGGGGATAATTCAGGGATAGAGGGGGCACCAATCAGGGATAGAGGGGGGGATAAATCAAGGATATAAGTGGGATAAATTGGGATATGGGGTGGGATAAACTGGGAATAGAAGTGGGATAACTCAGGGATGGGATAAATTGGTGATTTGGGGCGGAATAAATTGTGGATATAAGTCGGATAAATTTGGGATACGGGATGGGAGAAATAAGGGATATGGGTGAGATAAATCGGGGATGGAAAGGGGATAAATCGGGGATACG contains the following coding sequences:
- the MRPL16 gene encoding large ribosomal subunit protein uL16m — its product is MWRWRLPGLLRARTGPGGVAVPRAGLKKLVLPPDYSGITIPEKPKLKFMDKVPAVPKVRREPRRLRDIRGPSREATDFTQGQYGILALGGGYLHWGHFEMIRLTIGRHMDARRMFAVWRVPAPAKPVTRKSLGHRMGGGKGPIDHYVTPVRTGRLVVELGGRCHFEEVQPFLAQVAQKLPFPAVPVSRESLQEMRREEEEKRLNNQNPWTFERVVTSNMLGMRKYLSPYDLRLQGRYWGKFFLKHRV